From a single Thermoplasmata archaeon genomic region:
- a CDS encoding type II toxin-antitoxin system VapC family toxin, whose amino-acid sequence MRIYLDNCCYGRPYDSKSQIRIQLESDAKLAIQHRIEAGKYDLVASSFLLDENNKKTDVSVRSHIFDYIDSNMKVFVQEDEDPELRKLASEIEETGIKSLDASHLAAAIYAECNYFITTDDRILKYKTDKIKIVNPVQFITEEE is encoded by the coding sequence GTGAGGATCTATCTTGACAACTGCTGCTATGGGCGTCCCTATGACAGCAAATCTCAAATTAGGATACAATTGGAGTCCGATGCGAAACTAGCAATCCAGCATCGGATTGAAGCGGGTAAGTACGATCTGGTCGCCTCCTCATTCCTTCTGGATGAGAACAACAAAAAGACGGATGTTAGCGTGAGATCCCACATATTCGACTACATAGATTCCAATATGAAGGTATTCGTTCAAGAAGACGAGGATCCGGAACTGAGGAAACTAGCTAGCGAAATTGAAGAGACCGGCATTAAATCCTTGGACGCATCCCATCTTGCTGCAGCGATCTACGCCGAATGCAACTACTTTATAACTACGGATGACCGTATTCTCAAATACAAGACGGACAAGATCAAGATCGTCAACCCAGTACAATTCATCACGGAGGAGGAGTGA
- a CDS encoding class I SAM-dependent DNA methyltransferase: MGTTQFVDQLFKDFQESLTQEGRDSVFLHSSPKELVSAYIGTAQKPEEFTIDHLIVPILEKMGCSIDEREREFTTVQSHRRFADLTITTPCGKRYIVEAKPLNADLYAKKTDGAVNQAKDIMLLHEGVTEYGNAIATDGRRWIFVNNTANVVAEFDITEDFDVVNDIFFGNRVVVQNKEEITNRFYRWYLALMVGGTYSDGKGHTVKIPENESLTHSIDNQMGTLGQTAKEEIAQIYVNRLIFIKFLENKGVIQESVIDYLLSLSDDRLFTEMKVLFFNVLNTPEDRRDSLNPIFRKVPYLNGSLFIPSSPEQFHSTFRIKAATLKRVLNFLSTFDLESSRDGSVNTMDPEILGYIFEMSMNTDKRKESGSFYTPSQITSYMSTRTIHEVLLTRIREYMLADGYPSNDVDDIKTIDDVYALRDTTLRKIYDNVLLKLKICDNACGSGAFLLSSADVLFRIYFNFNLLAGLRKTDVQLKKDILSNNIFGVDLDGKAVEIAKLRMWLWVADSYLPSSYDSLPNIDYNVYHGDALIGSVNPNDEFKGTVLDNYPIRGMSAPVKDLVSQRDQLIKAFRNMSGPESHSLQKEINDLSMTLSVQLSVEMNYKLAQKGLSMSQMDFVGLYPFHWTISFNDVFEQGGFDIIIGNPPYVALQNIKDTKPYPVYQLAGYETFDRTGDLYCLFYERSLSLLRDGGMLAYITSNSWMKAKYGSKLRNFFIQKTEPQSIINLSKMKVFKSATVESGILIYKKTKDLTAVDEVSMESCEIHSESDDYDLWKLVSEQALMNTFAVNSLWAIQDADQAIVKDVIESNGVKLKNWGINIYRGITTGLDEVFVIDKTQMDAIVAKDPRSANLISPTLRGRDMDHYVHKNQLFWLINPHNGDKKKGLSRINVDEYPAIKDYLNPHIEALTKRYDKGDTPYNLRNCAFMDELHELKIGWIELADRGRFCLIEQEVEPIASVFFFAVENPYYLLGILNSSLVSWYFQFITATSGAGTRRWKKQYVENIPVPMSPSNKAIIEELVKQIMLNHGDEEIQKQIDLEVCKAYGLSETETQYLLSEMNQ, encoded by the coding sequence ATGGGTACAACACAGTTTGTCGATCAGTTGTTTAAGGATTTTCAGGAATCACTAACCCAAGAAGGAAGAGATTCAGTTTTTCTTCATTCATCTCCCAAAGAATTGGTTTCTGCTTACATTGGTACTGCCCAGAAACCTGAAGAATTCACTATAGATCACCTCATAGTACCTATTCTAGAGAAAATGGGTTGCAGCATCGATGAGAGAGAACGCGAGTTCACAACTGTACAATCCCATCGCCGTTTTGCCGATCTCACGATAACAACACCGTGCGGTAAGAGATATATTGTCGAGGCCAAACCCTTGAATGCAGATCTCTATGCAAAGAAGACAGACGGCGCTGTCAATCAGGCCAAAGATATAATGTTGCTTCATGAAGGAGTTACTGAATATGGTAATGCTATCGCAACGGATGGGCGCAGATGGATTTTTGTTAACAATACTGCCAATGTTGTCGCTGAGTTCGATATAACTGAGGATTTCGACGTTGTGAATGACATCTTTTTTGGAAACAGAGTCGTAGTCCAGAATAAAGAGGAAATCACAAACAGATTCTATCGCTGGTACCTCGCTTTGATGGTTGGCGGTACATATAGCGATGGCAAAGGCCACACTGTCAAAATTCCGGAGAATGAATCCTTGACACACTCCATCGACAATCAGATGGGGACCTTAGGTCAGACTGCGAAGGAAGAAATCGCCCAGATTTATGTGAATCGCCTAATATTCATCAAATTTCTGGAGAACAAAGGCGTTATCCAGGAGTCTGTTATAGATTACCTCCTATCACTGAGCGATGACAGATTATTCACGGAGATGAAGGTGTTGTTCTTCAACGTCCTCAACACTCCTGAGGATCGTCGTGATTCCCTCAACCCGATATTCCGTAAGGTCCCCTACCTGAACGGTAGTCTGTTCATCCCAAGCAGTCCTGAACAGTTCCATAGTACATTCAGAATCAAAGCTGCAACCCTCAAGAGAGTATTGAATTTCCTCAGTACTTTTGATTTGGAGAGCAGCAGGGACGGCTCAGTCAACACTATGGATCCTGAGATTCTCGGATATATCTTTGAGATGTCCATGAACACGGATAAAAGGAAAGAATCAGGTTCATTCTATACACCAAGCCAGATAACATCTTACATGTCCACCAGGACCATTCATGAGGTCCTGCTGACACGTATCAGAGAGTACATGTTGGCTGACGGTTATCCATCGAATGACGTCGATGATATCAAGACGATCGATGATGTTTACGCTCTGAGGGATACAACTCTGAGGAAGATATATGACAATGTGTTGCTGAAGCTCAAGATCTGTGATAATGCATGCGGTTCGGGTGCATTCCTGCTGTCCTCGGCGGATGTTCTGTTCCGCATCTATTTCAATTTCAACCTATTGGCTGGTTTGAGAAAAACCGATGTGCAATTGAAGAAGGATATACTCTCTAACAACATTTTCGGTGTAGATCTCGATGGTAAGGCTGTCGAGATAGCCAAGCTTCGTATGTGGTTGTGGGTTGCAGATTCCTATCTTCCGTCATCATACGATTCTCTGCCGAACATCGACTACAATGTTTATCACGGGGATGCTCTGATAGGTTCTGTCAACCCCAATGATGAGTTCAAAGGGACAGTTCTCGATAATTACCCGATCAGGGGGATGAGCGCTCCCGTCAAGGATCTGGTATCCCAGCGTGACCAATTGATCAAAGCCTTCAGGAATATGTCCGGTCCGGAATCACACAGTCTCCAGAAGGAAATCAATGATCTGAGCATGACGCTTTCAGTACAGTTGAGCGTCGAGATGAATTACAAGCTCGCTCAGAAAGGACTGTCGATGTCTCAGATGGATTTCGTAGGCCTGTATCCGTTCCATTGGACCATATCTTTTAATGATGTTTTCGAACAGGGTGGCTTCGACATTATCATAGGCAATCCGCCCTATGTAGCATTGCAGAATATCAAGGACACTAAGCCCTATCCAGTGTATCAATTGGCAGGCTATGAGACGTTCGACCGTACTGGCGACCTTTACTGCTTGTTCTACGAGCGCAGCCTGTCGCTGTTGCGTGATGGGGGAATGCTTGCATACATAACCTCAAATTCATGGATGAAGGCGAAGTATGGTTCCAAACTGCGCAATTTCTTCATCCAGAAGACGGAACCGCAATCGATAATCAATCTGTCCAAGATGAAGGTATTCAAGAGTGCGACAGTAGAATCTGGAATCTTGATTTACAAGAAGACGAAGGATCTGACAGCAGTCGATGAAGTATCAATGGAATCCTGTGAAATACATTCAGAATCTGATGATTATGATCTATGGAAATTGGTGTCGGAACAAGCTCTTATGAATACATTTGCAGTAAATTCATTGTGGGCAATACAAGATGCTGACCAGGCAATTGTAAAGGATGTAATCGAAAGCAATGGCGTCAAATTGAAAAATTGGGGTATCAATATTTACAGGGGCATAACAACAGGTCTTGATGAGGTATTTGTTATCGATAAAACTCAGATGGATGCTATTGTAGCTAAAGATCCCAGATCGGCAAATCTTATCTCTCCAACACTTAGAGGGAGAGATATGGATCATTATGTTCACAAGAATCAGTTGTTTTGGCTGATTAACCCTCATAATGGAGATAAGAAAAAAGGATTATCTCGCATAAACGTAGATGAGTATCCAGCCATTAAAGATTATTTGAATCCGCATATTGAAGCGCTTACAAAGAGATATGATAAGGGAGACACGCCATATAATCTTCGTAACTGTGCCTTCATGGACGAATTACACGAGTTAAAGATAGGATGGATAGAACTTGCAGACAGAGGTCGTTTCTGTCTCATTGAACAGGAGGTAGAACCTATAGCTTCTGTTTTTTTCTTTGCTGTTGAGAATCCATACTATTTGTTAGGTATTCTCAATTCGTCATTAGTGTCCTGGTATTTCCAATTCATTACTGCTACTTCAGGTGCTGGAACGAGAAGATGGAAGAAGCAGTATGTTGAGAACATTCCAGTTCCTATGTCACCAAGCAATAAGGCTATCATAGAAGAACTTGTAAAGCAGATCATGCTGAATCATGGGGACGAAGAGATTCAGAAACAGATAGATCTGGAAGTCTGCAAAGCCTACGGACTTTCTGAAACAGAAACTCAATATCTGCTCTCTGAAATGAATCAATAA